In Paracoccus sp. TOH, a single window of DNA contains:
- a CDS encoding TOBE domain-containing protein, producing MKLSARNVLPGTVTEIVTGAVTSHVRIDLGGSTVTASITNDAVKELGLKVGSRASAVIKASDVMVGVAE from the coding sequence ATGAAGCTCAGCGCAAGAAACGTCCTGCCCGGTACCGTGACCGAGATCGTGACCGGCGCCGTGACTAGCCATGTCCGCATCGACCTGGGCGGCAGCACCGTCACCGCCTCGATCACCAATGATGCGGTCAAGGAACTGGGGCTCAAGGTCGGCAGCCGCGCTTCGGCCGTCATCAAGGCCTCGGACGTGATGGTCGGCGTCGCGGAATGA
- a CDS encoding SAM-dependent methyltransferase, translating into MTRSADALRPHERAVTTPTGFDAGLWFIGRIRTPWHRRGDCPHRGDAETGPDCHIEVFGPWDAALAGVRAHENLQILYWMDHARRDLVLQNPKFGDSATGTFALRSPVRPNPVASSVVRLLAVDGPVLTVRGLDCLDGTPLIDIKAAFGAMT; encoded by the coding sequence ATGACACGATCCGCGGATGCGCTGAGGCCACATGAACGGGCCGTGACCACGCCGACGGGTTTCGACGCCGGACTTTGGTTCATCGGCCGCATCCGCACCCCCTGGCATCGGCGCGGTGATTGCCCGCATCGCGGCGATGCCGAGACCGGCCCCGATTGCCATATCGAAGTCTTCGGCCCCTGGGACGCGGCGCTGGCCGGGGTCCGGGCGCATGAGAATCTGCAGATCCTGTACTGGATGGATCATGCCCGGCGCGACCTGGTGCTGCAGAACCCGAAATTCGGCGACAGCGCCACCGGAACCTTTGCCCTGCGTTCGCCGGTGCGGCCCAATCCGGTCGCCTCCTCGGTCGTGCGGCTGCTGGCGGTCGACGGGCCGGTGCTGACCGTGCGCGGGCTGGATTGTCTGGACGGCACGCCGCTTATCGACATCAAGGCCGCATTCGGAGCCATGACATGA